A single window of Sporichthyaceae bacterium DNA harbors:
- a CDS encoding putative quinol monooxygenase, whose amino-acid sequence MILINVKFPIRPERLEEFLGLARQYRADVTAEPGNVYFEWSRDLDDPNTFIAVECFRDGDAGAAHMGTKHVAQFMATAPDFVAAQPSIVYVDSADITGWGPMGEIKPR is encoded by the coding sequence ATGATCCTCATCAACGTCAAGTTCCCGATCCGGCCCGAGCGTCTCGAGGAGTTTCTCGGGCTGGCCCGCCAGTACCGGGCGGACGTCACCGCCGAGCCGGGCAACGTCTACTTCGAGTGGTCCCGCGATCTCGACGATCCCAACACGTTCATTGCGGTGGAGTGCTTCCGCGACGGCGATGCCGGGGCCGCGCACATGGGCACCAAGCACGTCGCACAGTTCATGGCGACCGCCCCGGACTTCGTCGCCGCGCAGCCGTCGATCGTTTACGTGGACTCCGCGGACATCACCGGCTGGGGCCCGATGGGCGAAATCAAGCCGCGGTAG
- a CDS encoding DUF2277 domain-containing protein translates to MCRNIRPLANFEPPSTPDEISAAALQYVRKIAGTTKPSAANAAAFDRAVAAVAVASTELLAALVTAAAPRNREIEAAKARARAVARYG, encoded by the coding sequence ATGTGTCGCAACATTCGACCGCTGGCCAACTTCGAACCGCCCTCGACCCCGGACGAGATCAGCGCGGCCGCGCTGCAATACGTGCGCAAGATCGCCGGCACCACCAAACCCTCGGCCGCCAACGCCGCCGCGTTCGATCGGGCGGTGGCCGCGGTGGCGGTCGCCTCGACCGAACTGCTGGCCGCGCTGGTGACCGCGGCGGCGCCGCGCAACCGCGAGATCGAGGCAGCCAAGGCCAGGGCACGCGCGGTGGCCCGCTACGGCTGA
- a CDS encoding ABC transporter ATP-binding protein, producing MTAETGHVRPILEVEQLVAGYSGQAVLHHVDLHVNPGEVVSLLGANGAGKSTLLKTIMGTVPVIQGFVRLDGVGVAGWAPHKRVAAGIGFSPEGRRVFANLSVEENLLMGAAALPRSRKREGLDYVHQLFPVLSERSRQKAGTLSGGEQQMVAIARAMMPQPRLLLVEEPSQGLAPVVVDGVYAALTEIAARGTGVLVAEQFQQVHEEASTRILVIDKGTIITDRTRRRKAKPAAAN from the coding sequence GTGACCGCCGAGACCGGTCACGTCCGACCCATCCTCGAGGTGGAGCAATTGGTCGCCGGTTACTCCGGACAGGCTGTGCTGCACCACGTCGATCTGCACGTGAACCCCGGTGAGGTGGTCTCCCTGCTCGGCGCCAACGGCGCGGGCAAGTCGACGCTGCTCAAGACGATCATGGGCACGGTGCCGGTGATCCAGGGATTTGTCCGGCTGGACGGGGTGGGCGTGGCCGGGTGGGCGCCGCACAAACGGGTGGCCGCGGGAATCGGTTTTTCCCCGGAGGGCCGGCGGGTATTCGCGAACCTGTCCGTCGAGGAGAACCTGCTGATGGGTGCCGCGGCCCTGCCCCGCTCCCGCAAGCGGGAGGGCCTGGACTACGTCCACCAGCTGTTCCCGGTGCTGTCCGAACGCTCGCGGCAGAAGGCCGGCACGTTGTCCGGCGGTGAGCAGCAGATGGTGGCCATCGCCCGGGCGATGATGCCGCAGCCACGCCTGCTGCTGGTCGAGGAGCCGTCTCAGGGCCTGGCCCCGGTGGTGGTCGACGGCGTGTACGCGGCACTGACGGAAATCGCGGCACGCGGCACCGGAGTGCTGGTTGCCGAGCAGTTCCAGCAGGTGCACGAAGAGGCCAGCACCCGCATCCTGGTCATCGACAAGGGCACGATCATCACCGACCGGACGCGCCGGCGAAAGGCCAAGCCGGCGGCTGCGAACTAG
- a CDS encoding ATP-binding cassette domain-containing protein, with translation MRQQPADGPITRTRPVLRAMASPWSILMALGLLIWPFLTADYLVFSMSAAVPIAILGLGLLVLQGWTREIALCSAGLFATACYLMNWLDRDEQGKGLPWIVAAVLATGAVTAMMTGLAVVSSKLPPMYMIVMTIGLQLTLESTIYGVGYLSGGTSGGNGGAPLHDDRGRPLGLNLVDDNLFYFYSLCWLAIVLVLLVRLRRSPVGLAFLLVGHNRQSAAALGIPATWFRVLAFTLAGFLAGVAGVLASWLFVTPPLFLSYRVQESLLLLAIPVVAGVDSMASVLMVAAYLVVMPVLLERWHIDQAFVASFTLGIGALFGSRGIGGRMQDLERRWRYGARRARTKRKRMATVVLRQAEGLADERTSVLTDAERAECLAIIERWLPPRPENEYAIRTRDVKLSFGAIHALTGASIDVPTGQMVGMIGPNGAGKTTLFNVITGFAPLNSGRVEIFGKNVTRATPWARAALGTARTFQNTRVITELTAGDNICAGAYQAVKSSPVAFLVGRPRAWQEMRRVEQVGWAAARLLGVDKYWDERVGTLEFSARRRIEIARAVVAGPRLLLLDEPAAGLDPASSSALFDLIRKLHEDLGLTVLIVEHYVKAVLDTCDLVYVLTEGAVLARGTPAEIALNRTVQDRYLGTRLEYLEGLSLWETDEPERAQQPDGASAAMTGQNR, from the coding sequence GGCCGACGGACCGATCACCAGGACCCGACCGGTGCTGCGGGCCATGGCCAGCCCCTGGTCGATCCTGATGGCTCTCGGGTTGCTGATCTGGCCGTTCCTGACTGCCGACTACCTGGTGTTCAGCATGTCCGCCGCGGTGCCGATCGCCATTCTGGGCCTCGGTCTGCTGGTGCTGCAGGGCTGGACCCGGGAGATCGCGCTGTGTTCGGCGGGCCTGTTCGCCACTGCCTGCTACCTGATGAACTGGCTGGACCGCGACGAGCAGGGCAAGGGCCTGCCGTGGATCGTCGCCGCGGTGCTGGCGACCGGCGCGGTGACCGCGATGATGACCGGGCTGGCCGTGGTGTCCAGCAAGCTGCCCCCGATGTACATGATCGTGATGACCATCGGGCTGCAACTGACCCTGGAGTCGACGATCTACGGCGTCGGCTACCTCTCCGGTGGTACCTCCGGCGGTAACGGTGGCGCCCCGCTGCACGACGACCGCGGAAGGCCGCTGGGCCTGAACCTGGTCGACGACAACCTCTTCTATTTCTACTCGCTGTGCTGGCTCGCGATCGTGCTGGTGCTGCTGGTTCGGCTGCGGCGCAGCCCGGTCGGGTTGGCCTTCCTGTTGGTCGGACACAACCGTCAGTCCGCTGCGGCGCTGGGCATCCCGGCCACCTGGTTCCGGGTCCTCGCGTTCACCCTGGCCGGCTTCCTCGCGGGGGTGGCCGGTGTGCTGGCCAGCTGGTTGTTCGTCACGCCACCGCTGTTCCTGTCCTACCGCGTGCAGGAATCGCTGCTGCTGTTGGCCATTCCGGTGGTGGCCGGCGTCGACTCCATGGCCTCGGTTCTGATGGTGGCTGCATACCTCGTGGTGATGCCGGTGTTGCTCGAGCGCTGGCACATCGATCAGGCCTTCGTCGCCTCGTTCACCCTCGGTATCGGTGCGCTGTTCGGTTCGCGCGGCATCGGCGGGCGCATGCAGGATCTGGAACGACGCTGGCGATACGGCGCGAGGCGTGCGCGCACCAAACGCAAGCGGATGGCCACCGTGGTGCTGCGTCAGGCCGAGGGACTGGCGGATGAACGCACGTCGGTACTCACCGACGCCGAGCGCGCCGAATGCCTGGCGATCATCGAGCGGTGGCTGCCACCGCGTCCGGAGAACGAATACGCGATCCGCACCCGCGACGTGAAGCTGTCCTTCGGTGCGATCCACGCGCTGACCGGGGCGAGCATCGACGTACCCACCGGGCAGATGGTCGGCATGATCGGCCCGAACGGCGCCGGCAAGACCACGCTGTTCAACGTCATCACCGGCTTCGCCCCGCTGAACTCCGGCCGGGTCGAGATCTTCGGCAAGAACGTGACCCGGGCGACCCCGTGGGCGCGGGCCGCGTTGGGCACCGCGCGCACCTTCCAGAACACCCGGGTCATCACCGAACTGACCGCGGGGGACAACATCTGCGCGGGTGCCTACCAGGCGGTCAAGTCCAGCCCCGTCGCGTTCTTGGTGGGCCGGCCGCGAGCCTGGCAGGAGATGCGCCGGGTCGAGCAGGTCGGTTGGGCAGCGGCCCGCCTGCTGGGCGTCGACAAATACTGGGACGAGCGGGTCGGCACGCTGGAGTTCTCCGCGCGCAGGCGCATCGAGATCGCCCGCGCGGTGGTGGCCGGCCCGCGCCTGCTGCTGCTCGACGAACCCGCCGCCGGGTTGGACCCCGCCTCGTCCTCGGCGCTGTTCGATCTGATCCGCAAGCTGCACGAGGACCTCGGGCTGACCGTGCTGATCGTGGAGCACTACGTGAAGGCCGTACTGGACACCTGCGACCTGGTCTATGTGCTGACCGAGGGCGCCGTGCTCGCCCGGGGAACGCCGGCGGAGATCGCCCTGAACCGCACGGTGCAGGACCGCTACCTGGGCACCCGGCTGGAGTATCTGGAAGGCCTCAGCCTCTGGGAGACCGACGAACCAGAGCGGGCGCAACAACCTGACGGCGCCTCAGCTGCGATGACCGGGCAGAACCGGTGA